The Sinomicrobium kalidii genome contains a region encoding:
- a CDS encoding RNA polymerase sigma-70 factor yields MKRKHRDTEEHVLLLLIRQHDDQDAFRELFYRYQDRVFRYAMRILPVREICEEILQDTFVKVWNYRHGIDRQRDFSPLLFRIAKNTVLNYLKSQKTHQQLSRDTIAVLVSHICPEDDMIWTQYTQIMEEAIATLPERCRIIFEKSRFEGATYEEIAEELGIAKSTVRLQIVKSLKLLRNYLRLHPELDVISILILIFLPWI; encoded by the coding sequence ATGAAAAGAAAGCACAGGGATACCGAAGAACACGTGTTATTGCTTTTAATCCGGCAGCACGATGACCAGGATGCTTTCCGCGAACTTTTTTACCGCTACCAGGACCGTGTGTTCCGGTATGCCATGCGCATACTCCCGGTAAGGGAAATATGCGAGGAAATACTCCAGGACACCTTTGTCAAGGTATGGAATTACCGGCACGGGATTGACAGGCAACGGGATTTCAGCCCCCTGCTCTTCAGAATTGCCAAAAATACCGTATTAAATTACCTCAAATCCCAAAAGACCCATCAGCAACTTTCCCGGGACACCATTGCCGTACTGGTTTCCCATATTTGCCCCGAAGACGACATGATCTGGACACAATACACGCAGATCATGGAAGAAGCCATTGCCACACTCCCGGAGCGATGCAGGATCATTTTTGAAAAAAGCAGGTTTGAAGGAGCCACATACGAGGAAATCGCCGAAGAGCTTGGCATTGCCAAAAGCACGGTGCGCCTGCAGATCGTAAAATCCCTGAAGCTGTTGCGAAATTACCTCAGGCTGCATCCCGAACTGGATGTCATATCCATACTTATATTGATTTTCCTCCCCTGGATATAG
- the ppk1 gene encoding polyphosphate kinase 1, which produces MLRGPKFYDRDLSWLQFNHRVLQEAADAGNPLYERIKFLAIFSSNLDEFFRVRVSAIRQLKKLDKDFRKKLISRPNKLIKEIKKEVDRQQEWFGEIYREQIIPGLRQNGIHIISRSDFNREQKTFSSACFETFANELKFCYFDRMSPESVDLDSEAMAMVVDFEDAVVPALVRFPKGVERFVVFPPDSKECVVTFIDDILRDNLHKIFENRKIRNMYAVKLTRDAELYLEEEYSGALVDAIYSALGKRKTGQATRLLVDKSIPQYLLEGLKEVLGIDEIDLVLGGTYHNFKDFFSFPGPPDKRPGFGRLERRHPEWADREDIFEAIEEKDRLLHFPYHSFDPLVSLIEDAADREEVTDIKISLYRVGKESRLLDALMKCCEHQKRVFVFIEAQARFDEEFNILWGKAFEEKGARVVYSFPGIKVHSKILLICSKDERGQVKKYGYIATGNFNEKNSGIYGDLGIVTANEAITSEVDDVFQVLSRKLIIPRVKHTLVSPFNSRIKFMKLIAREMEKARMGKGGYIFLKMNSLQDPDMIEALYRASSSGVEIVLVVRGICCLIPGVRGQSENIRVISIVGRFLEHSRIYLFGKDEDSSMYIGSADWMKRNLDYRIEVIIPVPDRQIKDYLLGFIDLQLADNVKAREIDKDQSNSYVRGQGKAINSQEETISLIKYLGL; this is translated from the coding sequence ATGTTAAGAGGACCAAAATTCTACGATCGCGATCTCAGCTGGCTGCAATTTAACCACCGGGTACTACAGGAAGCTGCGGATGCCGGGAACCCGTTGTACGAACGCATAAAGTTCCTGGCCATTTTTTCTTCCAATCTCGATGAGTTTTTCAGGGTCCGGGTATCTGCCATCAGGCAATTGAAAAAACTGGATAAGGATTTCAGGAAAAAGCTGATCTCCAGGCCGAATAAGCTTATTAAGGAGATAAAAAAGGAAGTGGACAGGCAGCAGGAATGGTTCGGGGAAATTTACAGGGAACAGATTATCCCGGGGCTCCGGCAAAACGGTATTCATATTATTTCCCGAAGTGATTTTAACCGGGAACAGAAAACATTTTCATCCGCATGTTTTGAGACCTTTGCAAACGAACTGAAGTTCTGTTATTTCGATCGCATGTCCCCGGAGTCGGTAGACCTGGATAGCGAGGCCATGGCCATGGTCGTCGATTTTGAAGATGCTGTAGTACCCGCACTGGTCCGGTTCCCGAAAGGGGTGGAGAGGTTTGTGGTATTCCCCCCGGACAGCAAAGAATGCGTTGTTACTTTTATTGACGATATACTGAGGGATAACCTGCATAAAATATTTGAAAACAGGAAGATCAGGAATATGTATGCCGTTAAACTGACAAGGGATGCGGAACTGTACCTGGAGGAGGAGTATTCGGGAGCGTTGGTCGATGCGATATACAGCGCATTGGGAAAACGAAAAACAGGACAGGCTACCCGCTTACTTGTGGACAAATCCATTCCGCAATACCTCCTGGAAGGATTAAAAGAGGTGCTGGGTATTGATGAGATCGACCTGGTCCTGGGCGGTACTTATCACAATTTCAAGGATTTTTTCAGTTTTCCGGGGCCTCCGGATAAACGACCCGGGTTTGGCAGGTTGGAACGAAGACATCCGGAATGGGCGGACCGGGAGGATATTTTCGAAGCTATCGAAGAAAAAGACAGGTTGCTGCATTTTCCCTACCATTCTTTTGACCCTCTGGTGAGCTTGATTGAAGATGCCGCCGACCGGGAAGAAGTAACGGATATCAAGATCTCTCTTTACCGGGTGGGTAAAGAATCCCGGCTTTTGGATGCTCTGATGAAGTGCTGTGAACATCAAAAGAGGGTGTTTGTTTTTATCGAGGCCCAGGCCCGTTTCGACGAGGAATTCAATATTCTGTGGGGAAAGGCTTTCGAAGAAAAAGGAGCCAGGGTGGTCTACAGTTTCCCCGGGATCAAGGTGCATTCCAAAATTTTATTGATCTGCAGCAAAGACGAGCGGGGACAGGTAAAAAAATACGGTTATATAGCAACCGGTAATTTTAATGAAAAAAATTCCGGTATTTACGGTGATTTGGGAATTGTTACTGCAAATGAAGCAATTACCAGTGAGGTAGATGATGTTTTTCAGGTACTGTCCAGGAAACTGATTATTCCAAGAGTCAAACACACTTTGGTTTCTCCCTTCAATTCACGGATAAAATTTATGAAACTTATAGCCCGGGAAATGGAAAAGGCACGGATGGGAAAGGGGGGATATATCTTTTTAAAAATGAATAGTCTGCAGGACCCCGACATGATCGAAGCCTTGTACAGAGCAAGCAGTAGTGGAGTAGAGATTGTACTTGTTGTAAGGGGTATATGCTGTTTGATACCGGGTGTTAGGGGACAGAGTGAGAATATAAGAGTAATCAGTATCGTGGGCAGATTTCTGGAACATTCCCGGATATACCTCTTTGGAAAGGATGAAGATAGCAGCATGTATATTGGTTCTGCAGACTGGATGAAGCGGAACCTGGACTATCGTATTGAAGTGATTATTCCTGTTCCGGATCGGCAGATTAAGGATTATCTGCTCGGGTTTATAGATCTGCAATTGGCAGATAATGTAAAGGCGAGGGAGATCGATAAGGACCAAAGTAATTCATATGTAAGAGGGCAGGGGAAAGCTATAAATTCACAGGAGGAAACCATATCCTTAATTAAGTATCTTGGATTATAA